One Littorina saxatilis isolate snail1 linkage group LG12, US_GU_Lsax_2.0, whole genome shotgun sequence genomic region harbors:
- the LOC138981089 gene encoding death-associated inhibitor of apoptosis 2-like, translated as MPPNHTQLTMNHCEVPHGPMNHKDISPPSSPRVCGHSFEESWSKPVDSLETMKDAGYDSLSSLSSTSSDEEDQQDSFSRNVSDASFNVSIAKETVCQMGIPEHLVQQVIENQRLDCGREFTTTMELFLAADEIAQSPEKQAQLARKLYLAEELLEKEKRAKEVVPPKNGHCCVSPESARLSAEMPRVAAPTKVMDKCQLKDRVRLLARENQKLKDRKLCRACKKVELATSGITFLPCGHFITCEKCSEMFDDCLACGKNIMGTVRTFLS; from the exons ATGCCACCAAACCACACTCAG CTCACGATGAACCACTGCGAGGTGCCCCACGGGCCTATGAATCACAAAGACATCAGCCCACCCTCCAGTCCTCGAGTTTGTGGACATTCGTTTGAGGAGAGCTGGTCAAAACCTGTCGATTCGTTGGAAACGATGAAAGACGCAGGTTATGACTCGCTCTCCAGTCTTTCATCTACATCTTCTGACGAGGAGGACCAACAAGATAGCTTCTCAAGAAATGTTTCAG ATGCATCCTTCAACGTCAGCATCGCAAAAGAAACGGTCTGTCAAATGGGCATCCCCGAGCATCTGGTTCAGCAAGTTATCGAAAACCAGCGGTTAGATTGTGGCAGAGAATTCACCACTACAATGGAGCTCTTCCTTGCAGCTGATGAAATTGCACAAAGCCCAGAGAAGCAGGCTCAGTTAGCAAGGAAACTGTACTTAGCTGAAGAGTTATTAGAGAAAGAAAAGCGAGCAAAAGAAGTTGTTCCGCCAAAAAATGGTCACTGCTGCGTCAGTCCTGAGTCTGCGAGGCTTTCTGCAGAGATGCCGAGGGTCGCAGCGCCTACCAAGGTCATGGACAAGTGCCAGCTGAAGGATCGGGTGCGACTCTTGGCCAGAGAAAACCAGAAGCTGAAAGACCGCAAGCTTTGCCGAGCCTGCAAAAAGGTTGAGCTTGCTACAAGTGGTATCACTTTCTTGCCGTGTGGACACTTTATCACCTGTGAGAAATGCTCGGAAATGTTTGATGATTGCTTGGCTTGCGGCAAGAATATCATGGGTACAGTCCGTACCTTCCTGTCATAA